The following DNA comes from Hordeum vulgare subsp. vulgare chromosome 3H, MorexV3_pseudomolecules_assembly, whole genome shotgun sequence.
AGCGGCTAGGCGTCAACTGAAGATCCTtctcaaatttgagcttcatttttTAAGGTTGCCTATTTTTTGCATGCTGATGATGACCATTTTGAAGTGTATAATTGATCTTGATACGGTTTATAGCTTCCTGCTACTACTATTACCATCGTCCATTCAAGTTCATCCATGACAAAACCTATCGACTAGAAACATAGTGGTGTTGAAGAGAAGGTTTGATTGTATTATTTAATTGCTAATCAATTACATTGTCTACTTTCTTCAGTTGGATTTTCAACCTAAAAGTAAACTGGTGGCCTATACGAAATAACACATCAGTTTTTTTCTGAGTGATGCCTCATTTTTAATTTTTTCAGTAGATTAGAGTAATAAGTTGATGGTCATTCTCTACTTTGTATTTGTATTTTTTATGATATTAATGCAAGAAAGAATGACATATGTGCAATATGTATGGGTCAACTTCATAATAAATGAAAAAATGGTTTCGAACTACGAAATCTGAAACTATAGGGTCATATAGATGTATAAGCTCTACTATAGATTGTCTTGTTTTATAATGTATTTTGTTTAATGAATATATATTCTAAAATTTCTCATGTACTCCTTCTGCAGAGAGGGATAAATGACCTGATTGCAGTGCACTAAGATATATCTTGGCTGCCAAAGCTCCATGATCGCTTACACGTGTATATTATACATGTAGTCTGGGTCATATGGGATCAATTACAACAACACTTGAATATTGTTTATAAAGGTGGCATATTTTGTCAATTTATATACTTCAATCTCAATGTGTTGATTTATTCATGCTATTTTGATGAGGATGACACCAACGCCAGTTCGTGGCTATGCCAGGCATCAATGCTTGATGATTGGTCATACAGTGATGTGTTACTCGTTGGGACCTTAATTTGCAGCAGAAGTAGATGCAATAAGCTCGGAATACTAGATTGTTTTTACTCATATGACAAGAAGGCAATGGGAATTTTTTTGAGGGTGTTGATCATACTTGCTTTTTCTTGAGCTCCGGCTATTCATGCTACTTCATATAATATCCACTGCAGCAAGATGTTGCCATCATTATGCTATTAGACATAATCTGGACTACTCTCCTTTCAAAGGGTACAATATTTTTTTAGTTCTTGCACCTTTCTGTAATGTTGTGACAGAAATAAATTGTAAAGTTAAAACAACGTTTACCTAAGCGCATCACATGTTTCTCTTTTATATATAATTTAAAACGTATATATTCTCCACTTTGATGAAGTTTATGCAAATATAACATTTATGTATTTTAGCTTGGTTTATGTAAATTTCCTTTCATTATATGAGCTTATGAGTAAAATTAATGGCCAAATTCCACATATTTAAAAATACCTATCATTTTATTGTCAAAATAGATGGGCGCGGCAACGCGCGTCATCAATGATCTAGTTGTGTCGTATACATAGACGGATTTTGTAGGCTTGGAAGGCACCAGAAATTATTTTACAACTTGACGGTCTTGTTAATTCAAGCATTTTGACCCTTTCGGTTTCCTCTATGAGAGGAAATTATGGAGTCATTTTTCTTTTTGAAActaaacaaaaacaaaatgggCTCAGCCGCGCACTGGGCTACTGGGGGTTGTCCATGCCTGAGCTCATCCCCTTCCTCCAACTCCAACCGCACTAGCCGGCGGTGCCCCCCATCCGCGGCGCCGGCGAACTGGACCGCGCTGCCGCCAATGCTCGCCGCCagatcctcccctcccctccctagTATCGCATCTCTCTACCGCATCCCATCTGCAGGGGCTAATCGACGGCCTCCGGAAGGGGAAGGGGGCCTTGGGGGCGGTCTCATCCCCCCCTCGTCGACAAAGGTAAGTTCCGTGTCAATTAGTCACCCGTGCAGCACTTTGAAGATGAACAGCTCACATACGAGTGTGCAGCCTGAAGCACAAGGATGGGGATAAACCATACGAGTGGTTCAGTAAAATCAAATCACACGAATGATGGCGATTCAAAGTAAGAGCGGCAACTTCTGGCACACCTACATTGCAAATTACTGCATGATCTGATGAATGGCATTGCTTTATCTGCTTCATGATTACAACTTATATCAAGAAAGCTAGCATACCAACACTTGTAAACATCTGGCTTGTAGGATAGTATTGTTAAGAAAGCTTACATACTTGCAGCAGAAAGCGAGAAAGATAAcacacagaaaaaagaaaaaaccatGCTGGAGCTGTTAAAATCTGACTTGTAGGTTATTGTTCCAAAGTTCAGAAAACGTGGTCCTCTAAGTGCCTCCCACGATGTTGAATACGATTACAAGTTTGTCTGGAGGTAGATGATACATACATGATGGTTAATCTATTGTTGTTTAATTAAAGGGTAGGCTAGTGTTAGATTTAGAACAACCTTCAAGAACCAGGGTCTGTGCAGCATTTTGTGACCTTAATTGAGGAAAATGATATATGTGTGTAGTTACTGGAAAATTCTAGCCAATTTACAGTTAATTCCTTAACTTTGCAAGCTAAATTTCAATCTGAGTTCCTCCTCCTACTCACAGCTTGCAAGCTAAATATCTGAATCCTTTGGATTGAAAATGTAGCAAAATCCTCACACTACTGATTGGTGTTTATTAGTTTGTCCCTCGGACTTGTGGTAACATAAAGGCATGATAGCTCAATGTGGTAACTAACATAAAGGCACTTGTGGTAACTAACATACCAACTGATCGTTTAGTTTGTCCCTCGGACTGCCAATTTTACTTCTCTGATTTATTGGAGCAATGGGAATTTTAAAACTTGTTGGTAGTTACAGCCATGATAGCTCAAATCAGATTTGCGCTGCAGGTGGAGCTGAAGAGCAATACAGATGGAGCTTAAAAGAGTAAAAATGACCGCGGAAGGTTTGCAATACAGAGATATTCTGCAGGTTAGCATCATTACAACACTCAAGAATAGTCATAATTTGAGAAAATACAACAGACCATGGCTTTTGTCTTACATAAGAGAATCTCCTACGCTCAATCTAATTGGCTACCTTGTCATAGTTGTCTCTTTCACCTGGGGCCTGATACATCTGAGGCTAGAGGTGGATCTGAAGAGCTCACATTTCCTGTGCTACGAAAATTTGCTGAAGTTGTTACAACAAAGTTATGTTCTATGTTGAGGTCTGCAGTCATGGTACCATCCAATACTTTTACCACCTCAGACATTTTAGGCCTTTTTTTGCAATCAATCTGCAAGCACCACATTGCAAGCATCATCATCTGAATTAcatcttgcttgtgtgcttgcatgTCGTTGCTGTTATTGTCAATCAAATCAACCAACCGATCACTCTTTACTTTTTCCTCCAATAGGGTGATAAGATGGATGCTCTCTTCTGACCGAGAAGTGTCAAGGTTCTTTCTTCCGCTGATGATTTCCATGACCACGACACCGAAGCTATAGATATCCGCCTTTTCCGTGATCTGCGATGTCAGCCATTCAGGAGCTAAATATCCAGGTGTGCCCCTCATTCTGGTAACCACTTGGCTCATGTCCCTGTCTATGAGTTTGCATAATCCAAAATCAGAAAGTTTAGCATTAAAGTCATCATCTAAGAGGATGTTTTGTGGTTTGACATCCAAATGAGCAATTCGTTTTGTGCACTCCTCGTGAAGATAAGAGAGGCCCTTAGCTATGTGAGTGATAATCTTGCACCGCGTGTTCCAACCTAGAGGAGGTGCATCATCTTCATGTCGATAATAGATCCATCTGTCCAAGGATCCTTTGGGCATGTACTCATATACCAAGAGCCTGTGGGATTTCTCTGCACAGAAACCAATCAATCTCACCAGATTAATATGATGAATGCTGCCTATTGTCTGAACCTCTGCCGAAAATTCTCTTTTGCCCTGACCAGTCCGATCCAAACGTTTTACTGCAATCCTTTCATTACCAAACTGTCCCTTGAAAACAGACCCAAATCCTCCTTCCCCGAGTTTGTCTGCAAATTGCTCGGTTGCTGCTCTTAGCTGTTCAAATGTGAACCTCACTGGTGTTCCTTGCAGCTCCCCaaactcttcctcttcctcttcgtcCGTCTCACGCCGTCGTTGGATTCTCCGTTTACATAAATAAAAAGCGACAATGAACAGGAAGATGAAGCCGCCCACAGGAGCTAAAATCGCAGCAACCGTTCTTGCGGTGGAGGATCTTGGTTTCATGGTTGTCGGCCCGACAGGCGTGCCGCCAGCCGGGGATTCAGGCAGAGGACTCGGCGGTACTGCTTGATTGGTCAAGGGACAAAAGACTACCTTGTAGTTGGTGCCCGCCGGGCAACTGAAAATGCTGGTGGCATCATCCCTGGGGTAGCTGTAGGCATCCGGGCACATCTTCTTGAAGTAGCCGGAGTAGTCCGTGGTGCTGCAGTTGTTCGCCGCGCTCCCGGTACAGCAGTACCTGTCCTGCCTGAACACCGTGCAGGGGCTGTTACAGCCCCCCGGCGCCTTGAGGCTGGTCGGGCACTGCACCGTTATGTTGGCCccgcagcgcggccccttgctgCACCCTGGCCCTCCCTTGGCCGGCTCCGGCAGGAAGTCCATGGGCACGTTGAAGCCCTCGACGAAGGAGATGTCGAAGAAATCCCGGTTGCTGGGGCGGCCGAGCGCAAACTCCGCGATCGTGTTGGGCGGCCGGCCATTGGCCTTGCAGGCGAGCAGGCCGCCGCAGTCGCCCGTCTGGCATGTCCCGGTGCCGTTGCCGTCGAACGAGCAGCCCGTGCGCGCCCACAGGCGCGTGGTGTTGGTGTCGCCCGTGTTGAGGGTCCATTGCTTGCCTGAATCGAGCTGCATGCCGCCGCCGATCGGCAGGGCCGCCGGCCATATGGTGTAGGGGCACCCGTTGGTGATGGAAAACGTGGTGGCCTCGCCGGTGGCagcaaggaagaggaggaggtggaggaggaggaggaagagagccgAAGAGGCTGGCATTTGCGTTATGATTCTTGCAAGGTTGGATCAGAGTGTGAGCTGCAAAGTTGCAATCGGGGGGCTCCTGTGAGAGAGCTGACAGAGTGGAAGAGTTGTGTGGGAACAGCAGACAGGGTCCAAATTTCGTGTGTTGAATAGCTCAACGGTCAACAAACAACAGCGACATGGGAACGACATGGGACCAGACTTTGATTGTGGAACTTGGTTGCTTGcaaactttttttttttttttttttagaagGAGTAAGCGAGCCCCCGGCCTACTTGCAAACTTATTTTATATCCGTATGATTGATGTGTTTGATGATTTTGGCCGTAAGGAATATGCAAGCACGGCGCCTAATCCGAGCAAATACTACCTCTGTAACTTTATATAAGAAGTTTTTTGACACTGTGTCATGGACCCTGAAAACGTCTAATAAAAAAAATATTACAGAGGGAGCATTACATAGGTATTTTTCACATGAATAAAACACACTGTTTGGTAAATTTCGCCGTCAGGGATTAGGCTTTTGTTTTCGTGTTTTCACATGAATAAAACACACTGCTTTGTTTTTCGTGTTCTCACATGAATGAATAAAACACACCGCAGGCATGTCCCTTTCTGATCCGCTCCAGCTCCTTGCTCTGTTGCGGCAGTAGCTGTCAAGAGTGAAGATCACTTTGCAGAAAGTAGCTGGTGGTTGGGGTGAAACTGAAGCTGCTGCCGGCAGCTGCCCGGAAGCAGCAGCTGGGTGCCTCGATGACTGGCCGTCAAGTCAACCATATAGAGCCTTGTCGACCTCGCTCACCAGACAACTATGTGGTTTGCGTATTGACGAGGGTGACAGAAACCTTGCTTTCATCGTGGACATCTGTATTACCCACCGGAAAGTAATTTTGGCGATTTCTTTGTGCATTTTGCAGCGCCACATCTAGAGTGGCATAAGCGGAGTGCCCAGAAACAAAGTTTTCCTCAAAAAAAATGACAGAAAGAAGTGTAAAATGCAACTATACAAGCAAGTAAATTTTGCCATGCCATGTAAAACGTcacatgacaaaaaaaatatgtttATTGACAAAGTATGTATAGCTAAAAGCTGCCATGCTCTAGAGAATAAAAATACCACCTTTTTTAAAGAGAAAAAATCAAGTGTACTATACCTAAGGCATGCAAAGAATGGCATGCCTATACAAAAAATTATACTACATCAAGTCAGACCAGTTATGGGACTAATAAATGCCGGAACTTAGAAACATATAGAAGAAAACACTTAACAATTATGTTTGTATGTAAGTTGCCATTGTTAAGTATAAGATGATGGCAAAAGAAATATTAAAAAGAGAACTTGTGAAAAATTCTAATGAAAATAAATTTTCATGAGATATTCAATTGATTTTTCACGATATACCAAAAAGAATTTACCATGATTTGTTCAACAAATTgccaaaaataatttataaaacatAATTTATGATGGTTTATGCGTTAAAAGTTGCCTTAGTGCGTACATTTTCTTTTGGCATGGTCCAAACAATAAGCTTTCCAGagtttttttttttaatttccatGGCCTTTTTTTTCCTCGGCCTAAAATAATTTTGCCATGTTTTAAACAAAACCTTTTTCCATGGTtcaaacaataaaataaaatccGGACTTGAACTTGATCGGGCCCAACAGCACGGCCCAGACCAACCATAGAGAAAATACGCACGGCCCGTCCCCTTCCTCCGCCGCCCCCATCTCACTGCCCGGCGGATGCTGCCGCGCCGGTGGACCGTCTCCCCCTGTGCCGCCTCCGATAGCTCACTGCCGCCGGCGGCCGCGGCGGCCTCCGCATCCACAGGTTTGGTTCGCAGGTACGCGCCTGTGATATGCCTCTTACAGATCTGTGGATCCTCCTCCTACCAGTCAGCCACTCGCAAGGATTCTGAGCGCTCGCCGGCGAGGCGAACAGCTCGAGGGGACGAGACGAGCGGCTAATCCACTCAACTGCACCGCCAGTTCAGTTCGCACCAGTGGCACGGTGAGCGGCAACTTCTTCCCGACTGGTGCTATCAAATTGCGAAAATCCTGTGAAAACTGACTGGTGAGCTGCAACTTCTTGCTAACTTCTCATCATGTATGATAAAATTGTGAAGCTCTAGTTAGATTACATGTCTTCTCCGAACTCCATTGCCTTATTCATCATGTATGATCAAA
Coding sequences within:
- the LOC123442654 gene encoding PR5-like receptor kinase; protein product: MPASSALFLLLLHLLLFLAATGEATTFSITNGCPYTIWPAALPIGGGMQLDSGKQWTLNTGDTNTTRLWARTGCSFDGNGTGTCQTGDCGGLLACKANGRPPNTIAEFALGRPSNRDFFDISFVEGFNVPMDFLPEPAKGGPGCSKGPRCGANITVQCPTSLKAPGGCNSPCTVFRQDRYCCTGSAANNCSTTDYSGYFKKMCPDAYSYPRDDATSIFSCPAGTNYKVVFCPLTNQAVPPSPLPESPAGGTPVGPTTMKPRSSTARTVAAILAPVGGFIFLFIVAFYLCKRRIQRRRETDEEEEEEFGELQGTPVRFTFEQLRAATEQFADKLGEGGFGSVFKGQFGNERIAVKRLDRTGQGKREFSAEVQTIGSIHHINLVRLIGFCAEKSHRLLVYEYMPKGSLDRWIYYRHEDDAPPLGWNTRCKIITHIAKGLSYLHEECTKRIAHLDVKPQNILLDDDFNAKLSDFGLCKLIDRDMSQVVTRMRGTPGYLAPEWLTSQITEKADIYSFGVVVMEIISGRKNLDTSRSEESIHLITLLEEKVKSDRLVDLIDNNSNDMQAHKQDVIQMMMLAMWCLQIDCKKRPKMSEVVKVLDGTMTADLNIEHNFVVTTSANFRSTGNVSSSDPPLASDVSGPR